The Candidatus Marinimicrobia bacterium CG08_land_8_20_14_0_20_45_22 genome includes the window ATTTATGCGCAATTGTTAATTTACTTTGAGGAAATTTTAAAGAATTATGTCTAACTTGTTTATGAGTTTACACACTTTGATTTACACAACCAGTTGTTGTTGCACTTAATACTTGAATCCAGGTCCTTTTGATCGGCTAATAAATGAGTTTTTCCACCTGTAAACCAAATTATTTCGCTTCAAGGGTAAATTATTCGCCTTAAAATCCAATTATTTTCACTAATACAGAAATTCTCTACCTTCAAACATAAATTATTCATAAAGAAATATAAATCCTGCCGCTTGTAGGATAATTTATTCCGCTTCAAATATTTTTCCGGCGCCTTAAAACTAAAATATTTTGCTTAAAAGGTTTTTTCTAACGCTTCAATGGTAAATTATTTCGCTTAATGGGGAAATCATTCCATAGAATGGAAGATTCGGACAGCCATAATTTTTTTCTAAAACCTTGTTAGAAATTATTTTTTCTGAGAAGGGAAGATTTTTCCATCCATTTAGTATTCAGTAAATAATAAGCCATTAAATATTGAGTTTTTTCGCCGTATAAATAATTTGGATTGCATTTTTTTCGTTGGATGAAACATGGGCATTCCCGCCTGTTACTCTTTTACCGGACATTTCTTAACATTCACCCGCAATGTCAAAGAACGGAAAAGCGATTCGATTGTCAAAATCCTTTCGGAGAGTCTCAAATTAACGTACGGCCTAATTTAACGACGGTTTCGTTAATTGCAATATCATTTTAAACACAAAGACACGGAGACTCAGAGGAAAGGTAAAGGTAAAGGTAAAGGTAAAGGTAAAGATAGAGGTAAAGAGAAAAGAAGATTATTTAACTACGAATTACACGGATTTACCCTATGGAATAGACCTCTTTGCTAAAATTCTTCGTGTTCTTGTGTCTTCGTGGTAAGGTGATTTCGTAATTGTAAATATTTTAAACATAAAGTCTCGAAGATTTCACCTCTGTAATCTGCGTAATCAGCGCAATCCGTTTAATCAGTGATTCTGACTGTTTTCCCTGCGGCTCAGAATGACAGACTATTTCTTTGCCTTTTCTTCGTGTCTTGGGGCATTCGTGGTTAAATATACAGATTCTTTTCCCGAATATAATCTTGAACGGCCGGAGGAATGAACTCGTCAACCGGTTGCCCGTTCCGGATGCGCTCACGGATATCACTGGAGGAAATGTCCGCCAGCGGTGTCTTTGCAAAATGAACACACGATAAAATTTCAGGCGAAACGGAATCAACATCGAATCCCGGTCTGCAGGCGACAATGACATTCGCCAGGCTGAGAATAGTTTCCGGTTCGCGCCAGGTATTAAATTCCGCCAAGCTGTCGCCTCCAATGAGTAAAAACGTCTCCGGTTTGGCAATTTTCCATTCAGATTGAATTTCCCTCAGCGTATCGACGGTAAACGAAACGCCCTGCCGTTTGATTTCTATGTCGGAAACATCAAAATGCGGAAATCCGGCAATCGCCAACTTCAGCATTGCCAATCGATGCTCGTGCGGTGTAAATGTTTTATGGGTTTTATGCGGCGGAATGAGTGCGGGTACAAATAAAATACGATCGAAGGAGAATTCCTTTTGCACCGCGTCGGCGATTCGAAGATGACCGTTATGCGGCGGATCGAATGTGCCTCCGAATACGCAAAGATTCATGAGTGTTTTTTCTTTTCCTCTTTGGCGATCTTCTTCAGTTCCTTCTCATAGAGCGTTTTGAGATATTGAGATTGCGTATATTCAGATTCGGTCTTGATCTTGGCGTTAATTTCCGGTAGCAATTTTTGGTACTCGTCAAATTGTCTCAATTTGATATAGCAACGCGCCTTCTCGATTTTCGCCTCGGTCACCCAATCGGAATCGTAATATTCTTTCAGCATTTTGTCAAAATAAAGAATCGCTGAATCCCAAGCCTGCATTTTCCGGTAGAGACGGCCGCTCTCGAACAGTTTCCGGGCGAGCCGGTTACGGATTTCCTGAATTTTCTGTTCGGCGTCTTTTCGATATTTTGAATTCGGAAAAGCATCGATGAAATCCTGGAAGTTCTGAAGCGCTTTCAACGAATTGTCCTGTTCGAGCTGATAGCGCGGAGCCAGTTTGAAATATGACAGAGCAATTTTGTAGTAACCCTCTTCCACTAACGGCGAATAGGAATAGCGTTCGACCAATTGCTGATATTCAGAGATAGCCAGTAGATATTCCTTTTTATTAAAATTGCACTCGCCGAGATAATATTGGGCGTCATCGGAAAGATCGCCACCGGGACTGTTGATAACAAACATGCTGAAGTTTTCGATAGCTTTGTCCCATTTTTTCTTTTCATAAGCGGCCTGTGCCCGTTCATAGTACGAACCAAAATCGGACGGAATCGTTTCTTTGCCGGATGAACAGCCGAACAAAAATCCCAGAATGGTCAGAACGAAAATCCGATTGAAATGCTTAACAAATTTATTTGTCATGTTTTTTCAGTTTCCATTTTATTAATTACCGCTAATAAATCCAGCCAGTTAACTATTTAAAAATTCACCATTAGTATCAGACCGCGAATGGGTTGTCGGTATGTAACGTCAGTCATGAATCCCATGTTCCATCTGACGTCATTTTTTCCTTCGGAATGATAATGTTTCGCGGCAATTTGCGCATGAAAGGCGCTGAACAGGTGATTAAACATGATCGCCGTCGCAAAGTTGGTTGCCATTCTTAACGCCTGATTCGAGTCATAACGCTGATTTAAATAATTCTCACGTTTAGCGCTATTTTTCAGATCGTCTTCTCGGGCTGTATCGATGAGTGAAATGTCATAATCTACCCAGCCATTCGCGAACTGATCGTACTTTCCGATATTTTCATAGTAATCACGGTTTTTGATCGCCGTCAACTCACCGGTTTGGGCATAGTAGATATAACCCGTAAGTTTGATCGAAAGACTGTCATCAACAATATATTCCCTGTTATTGTAATAAACCCAGATATTGTGCGAACCACCTAAATTGAAATATTCCTGCTCCAGTTCCGAACCGGATTGACATCCTAAAAACCAATCGTAGAGATTCCAGTTGGTGTCGGCGTACTTTTTATATTCCTTTTCGATGTCTTTTCCGGTGCTTTGCCGGTTGAAATACATCGTCCAGCAAAAAGCCTCGACGCCAAAAAACGCCGCCGCACGCCACTTGGCTCCGGCATAAAATTCACCCGCGCCCGGCACGATGGCAGATAGGAGAAATGCCAATCCGGGCGATTTTTCATAATTAAAGACAAACGTATCCTTCTCGGTCTGGGCAAATTTCAGATTAGATAAAAGTGCGGAGCTTCCGGAAGATGGCACCGCAGAAGGCCGCTGCCAGATTCCTTGTCCCATTGCCAGAGCGGGAATCATCATTCCCAATAAGATCACAGCAGTCAATGCTTTAATTTTCATATATCCTCCATCAAAGTCCAAAAAGGATGGTTAAATACGATCTCCATTCTTTCCCATAAGTGTGCGTTTTATACTGTCGATCGGTCAGTTGAAACTCGTCGAGTCCATAGACAAAATCCAGACTGATCGCCGTTGGATATGCGTAAAATGAGAATCCGCTGAGCCGCAATTCGACGCCAACATCTTTTTTAAAATCACCAACGATGCTCTTCACGACGCCAGACGGATTCTTCCGAAACAAATTCCAGTCCAAAGCCGGATAATCACTTACCTGACTCCAAGCATTTCCGGTTTCGACGAAAGTTCCGATGAACGCGTTTTGCAAATTGAACGATAACAGATGAATGTCCTTTTCGATAAAAAGCGGCACACGCCACGTATAATGTAAACTGAAGAGATTTCTTCCTTCAATACTATAAAAAGGATAGCCACGAAGTCCCGGCATCCCGCCTGCAAAAAAATTGAAGAACGAATCGAGTTGCGGCATGGAAATCCACCCAAACCGCCACTTCAAATTCCCGACGAGCGACGGCAATAACGGATAACGATGATGCCAAATGCCTTCCTGCTCCATTTTCCAGTAATAATTGTTCCGAAAAATCTCCCGTAATGTGCCGAAATCCTCATAAACACCAAAATCGATCATAAACTTGTCGTAGTTCCGGGATATTTGCGTCGCGATATCGACACCGTTGTTCGGATTCATGTCCTCATTGACGTTTGGCAAGACTTTTTTAATCTGCCAGTTCAACCGAAAATCAAGACCGTGATAATAATCATAAGTAAAACCGTAGGAATAATAGCCTTCCGACTCAATTTTTTCATCAGAGGATGTCCGATATTTCTGCACGTCCATGTCCAATTGAATATGATTGATTCCACCCATCGGTAAAGACATCCCAAAGATTGCTTCAGTAAGGTAAAACGTATAGTCCTGTTCTATCGTTCTAGGACCCCATTTGATCTGACTATTTAATACACTTTGACTCATGTTGTAAAATTCGAAGAAGAATGTCGGCTTCCACTGATGATATTCGAGCAAAAGAAAAAGGTCGCGGTCTTTGATACGGTTAACCGAAGCGCCGCCGAAAATATTGAACCGATTGAGAATTTCCGATGAAAAAAAGTAAAACCCCGGTTTAACTGTTCCGTAATCTATGGTCAGTCGCGGCAAGACAAATATCTTAGAAAACCGATCCGAATATTTAGTCGATTTTTCCAGTGATAACGACAAGACTGGCATGTTTCCGGGAATATGACTTGCATAATCCGAATAAACTGCCTTTCCCGGATCGATCGCCTCGGGTTGACGAATCATCACGATCTTGAATGCGGAATCGTCGAATAACGAGTACACAAGTTCACCATTCATGTTAACGACTGGCATAAACGCTCCGCCGGGCACATTGGTCAGTAGTTCCGTTTGTCCGGATGTCAGCGATCTCCGATAGATGTTGAAAATCCCCGTCTGGTCGGACGCAAAATAAATCCATTGTCCATCGGGGCTGAAACAGGGACTCCGTGTATCGTAAGGCTCACTTTCGAAAGAAACAAGCGAATCAGTTGCAATATCAATGATGGAAATATCCCGCCCGTGTGCTGTAGCAAAATCGAATGCCAGCAATTTACCGTCGGGCGACCACATCGCGGAGAAAATCTCTTCGCCATCGGTAAAATTTGTCAGCGCGCGCGTTTCACCGGTTTGAAGTTCCAGCAAAATTAGATTTGATGTTCCATCTCTGCCGGTAATATAAACCAACTGTTTACCATCGGGTGTAACTGCCGGATTGTAGGCGCGGACAGATTTCGTAATCTGTTTTTCTTTACGCTTTTCCAGATCGTAAGAATAAATGTCATAAAAAACCGATCCGTTGCGATTGGGTTTACTGCTTTTGGAATAATAGAAGACTTTCCCATCGGGCGACAATGCAATTTTCGATCTGACTTTCGGTTGAATGAGTCTGGATTTTTTCGTCCGAAGGTCGTAAGAATATAGCGACGTCTGCGAATAATAATCCATGCCTTTATTTGATAAATAGTAAAGAAGAGAATCGCCCGCGAATTCGGGATAAAATTGCGTCGTTCCGTCACTGATCAGAATTTCTCCGGAAATTTCATTTTGCTGGATGACGCTCAAACGATTAGAATATTTATCCTTGATATCTTTGACCCAGTCGCGATGAATCTGTTCGCCGGAAACGCCAGTCGCTTTTTTGATTGCCGAAGCAGATGAAAAATTAACAGGCGAGGACAGAAATTCCGCAATTTTCGGAAGCGTTTGTTCTCCGAATCGTTCGGTCAAATATCTCGAAAATGCGTAACCTTGATTATAGACCGATTCATTGCCGATGCCGCGTTTCCCAAAAGTTCCCATCCGGTCGAATGACAGAATTTTGTCGTGGATGGCGCGATCACGCAAAAGCATATCGCGGTGCGAATCCCATAAATCGTTCGTTGTCCCCGGAAACATAAATTGCGCCATGCCCTCAGCGAGCCACATGGGAATAACCATTCCGGGAATCGGATAAGAGGCGATGACGTTGGGATAACCATGAACGACGTCATCCCGCTTTTCCTTTTCGTAAGCAAGAACCTGAAAGTAAAACGCAGGAAGATTCCGCGTATATTTCATTGACTTCTGTAAAGAGACGATGTGAGTAAATTCGTGCGTAAGAACATCACGCAACCAGTCATGATTTCCCCGGAGCGGAAAATCCAGCGGCGTTGCCCAGATTTCAATTTTATTGTCATAATAATAAGCCGCGCCGTTAGAAATGTCGTCCACGTCTTTGATGATTAAATCCGTTTTGTCATCCGGTTCGTAATTGTAGAATTTTGTGACGGGTTCGTAAACGGTTTCGGCGATTTCGGCTGTGCGCTGGGCAGTCCAATCGGTTCCTTCATGATAGTGAACCCTGAAATGCGCCGTCTCGAATGACCGCCATTTCAGTTCAGGATGATTGTAAGCGGATTCGAATTGCGCAAAAGCGAGATTCGTCAAAGAAAAAACAGTCAGGAAACTAAAAATCCATGAATTGGGGAAATGAGGATGAAGACGCCAATCTTTCCGCACTATTTCACTACCAGAATTTTAATGATGACGCTGTCGGTCTTCGTACCCGATTTTGCTTCAACGACGGCAAGATAGACGCCGCTTCCGATATTCGAGACGTTCCACGAAATTTCACCCGGATCGCCAACAATCGGATTGTTATCCGAAAGCGTCGTAATGTAATCGCCGGCGAGATCGTAGATTTTAACCGTCAGATTCGCGTCGTGGTTCAGAAAATACCGGATCGCCGTCGTCGTTCCTTTGACCGGATTCGGCCAGTTGAATGTCTTTTTGCGATTCAGAAGCGATTCATCTGAAATCGTCGTTTGTGTGGATTTAACCGGATAGAAATAGTTGCGGCTTGAA containing:
- a CDS encoding nicotinic acid mononucleotide adenylyltransferase encodes the protein MNLCVFGGTFDPPHNGHLRIADAVQKEFSFDRILFVPALIPPHKTHKTFTPHEHRLAMLKLAIAGFPHFDVSDIEIKRQGVSFTVDTLREIQSEWKIAKPETFLLIGGDSLAEFNTWREPETILSLANVIVACRPGFDVDSVSPEILSCVHFAKTPLADISSSDIRERIRNGQPVDEFIPPAVQDYIREKNLYI